A stretch of the Ananas comosus cultivar F153 linkage group 14, ASM154086v1, whole genome shotgun sequence genome encodes the following:
- the LOC109720186 gene encoding collagen alpha-2(I) chain-like, with amino-acid sequence MANGDSAAGAPAANAGRPGLAPACGELGQAGGDSAAGTPAIDVCGRRGEAGAHPCRQREAAVVVAEQTEPTQAELGLEVHAGLGGGRGASGRRRGSPGLRGRQQEWPQAAAAHGLTAEAQLGPIPPKEPAGLKQCGGGARGGEDRLPEVERRPQG; translated from the coding sequence ATGGCCAACGGCGACTCCGCGGCAGGCGCGCCGGCCGCCAACGCGgggaggccggggctcgcgcCTGCCTGCGGNGAGCTAGGGCAGGCCGGTGGCGACTCTGCGGCGGGCACGCCAGCGATCGACGTGTGCGGTCGACGTGGGGAGGCCGGGGCTCACCCTTGCCGGCAGCgggaggcggcggtggtggtggcggaGCAAACTGAGCCCACACAAGCCGAGCTCGGGCTCGAGGTGCACGCCGGCCTCGGCGGCGGCCGTGGTgcctcggggcggcggcgagggtCGCCAGGGCTCCGAGGGAGGCAGCAGGAGTGGcctcaggcggcggcggcgcacgggCTAACAGCTGAAGCACAGCTCGGCCCAATCCCGCCCAAGGAACCCGCAGGGCTGAAGcagtgcggcggcggcgctcggggcgGCGAGGACCGACTGCCTGAGGTCGAAAGGAGGCCGCAGGGGTAg